In Haematobia irritans isolate KBUSLIRL chromosome 1, ASM5000362v1, whole genome shotgun sequence, a genomic segment contains:
- the bon gene encoding tripartite motif-containing protein bonus isoform X8, with protein sequence MELEELNNLSKNDFLPLMPAIKQELDTGLSDMDTQDHLGATAASTSAAAASALSSTSSSIVNPCDSAEKRSESTSTSISSNNSKPIATKCVFCAQTLGINDRPKLLECLHVTCSQCMSTKFAELDRTMPPLIHCPMCNMASQNEFIIDNQFLIEHCTAGEMLNDPNDGSGGSKASANIPCSSCSDNNIATSWCVDCSEYICDSCVQAHQRLKITKDHTIKPKEEANSDQSPSSALDKLHMCILHPQEKLSLYCETCEKLTCRDCQLSDHRDHKYKFAHEIATETRQSINSMVAEINYKRFLLSSAMQVIAERQKVISDKKKELIKEITAMVVTITNTVNMRGKQLVMRLNEVCDGKLKLLIDKRDSLISLSDNTDYCIEFINNVLDKGSDYAILSSKKSLVRHLQKLKCQRADIPNPDIPLRIDLQMCQIQQLQKEISRLGSILVDGKPYPPQPSPPPQQVRQQPSPNMAPPLRPGMPPGMPSGLSPGGPPPGGPFGGPQNGPGLYSSSSQQQHVHNMQMNRNFPGEGHVRYSGMPPTLAMQRQGGQPHVSSSTHPQNMDISLRGLLNNQAAQSPNQPPHMQPFNGPPSYPGGPQGAPSPHQQMGPQMRQHFMGGPPGQQHQNFPQTPPGGPNNPNFMNNSAAAAAAARFQTYQRMSSHAQQQAAVAAMASSGGGGGQIPSPGPMQRPQMHHNPMQNNMGFHGSQPNYNPGHPQTSPQLSGNSGGSLHMAKWHIPQSAQTCPQQGPNIMGFANGRQNENFKISLKSPNTLKNTTPPTTGSSAGHGMPGGSGAGNNTNSLINAASLGLSPAVSILPNVTSTNPKTPSPSTHENSKDFTEPIDKVRDDSINDLMATIAKLDSNGVQVLPEGRTKTTSPQVHSSTDLSNTQEDDPNEDWCAVCLDGGELMCCDKCPKVFHQNCHIPAISSLPDESESWQCLLCVNLKELANNPENLQKNAGELSRLELQILQRICLELFCQYEQSLHFREPEPPSNTAYYEIICNPMSLDVIRTRLDPSSPNHYKDIASFISDVRLIFKNTYLFYQVSNMEDSKTYTNAKYLENFFEEQLAKWLPSFANKNHTHNSNTLLSNTMTNGGSNSNNASTSASPAPGAPSPSLDQSGRKSVNSVIVSMNTNSNGSNASLHRSGDDNTEDGCNPAKRQRKQTE encoded by the exons TCGGAATCCACATCTACATCGATATCATCGAACAATTCCAAGCCCATAGCCACCAAATGCGTCTTTTGTGCACAAACATTGGGCATTAATGATCGTCCAAAATTGCTGGAGTGTCTGCATGTCACATGCTCTCAGTGTATGAGTACAAAATTTGCCGAATTGGATCGCACAATGCCACCTTTGATACATTGTCCTATGTGTAATATGGCATCACAAAATGAATTCATAATCGATAATCAATTTCTTATCGAGCATTGTACGGCTGGGGAAATGTTAAATGATCCCAACGATGGATCGGGGGGCTCAAAAGCCTCGGCCAATATACCATGCAGCAGTTGTTCGGATAATAACATAGCCACTTCATGGTGTGTTGATTGTTCCGAATATATTTGTGATAGCTGTGTGCAGGCACATCAACGTTTAAAAATCACCAAGGATCACACAATCAAACCCAAAGAGGAGGCCAATTCAGATCAATCGCCCAGCTCGGCCTTAGACAAGTTACACATGTGTATATTGCATCCCCAGGAAAAACTATCGTTATACTGTGAAACCTGCGAGAAACTCACTTGTAGGGATTGCCAATTATCCGATCACAGAGatcataaatacaaatttgcccATGAAATAGCCACAGAGACTAGGCAGTCTATAAACTCTATGGTGGCCGAAATCAATTATAAACGCTTCCTACTTTCGTCTGCCATGCAAGTTATCGCAGAACGTCAAAAGGTCATATCGGATAAGAAAAAGGAACTAATCAAAGAAATCACCGCCATGGTGGTGACCATAACCAATACTGTGAATATGCGAGGCAAACAATTGGTAATGCGTCTCAATGAGGTGTGCGACGGCAAGTTGAAGCTGCTGATCGATAAGCGTGATTCGCTTATTTCACTCTCGGATAATACGGACTATTGCATTGAATTTATCAACAATGTTTTGGATAAGGGCAGCGATTATGCCATATTGTCGAGCAAGAAATCGTTGGTGCGACATTTACAGAAACTGAAATGTCAGCGGGCAGATATACCCAATCCTGATATACCATTACGTATTGATTTACAAATGTGTCAAATTCAACAATTGCAAAAAG aaatttcacGACTTGGCAGCATTTTGGTTGATGGCAAACCCTATCCACCACAACCATCACCTCCTCCACAACAAGTTCGCCAACAACCCAGTCCCAATATGGCACCACCCCTAAGGCCGGGAATGCCACCTGGAATGCCGTCTGGATTATCACCGGGTGGTCCACCCCCTGGTGGACCATTTGGTGGTCCCCAAAATGGTCCTGGCCTGTATAGTAGTAGTTCGCAACAACAACATGTTCATAACATGCAAATGAATCGCAATTTTCCTGGAGAGGGGCACG TGCGCTACAGTGGAATGCCACCAACATTAGCAATGCAAAGACAAGGAGGACAGCCACATGTTAGTTCCTCAACACATCCACAAAATATGG ACATAAGCCTTCGAGGACTATTAAATAATCAAGCCGCTCAAAGTCCGAATCAACCGCCTCATATGCAACCATTTAATGGTCCACCAAGTTATCCAGGTGGACCACAAGGAGCGCCATCACCGCACCAACAAATGGGCCCACAAATGCGTCAGCATTTTATGGGAGGTCCACCGGGTCAACAACACCAGAACTTCCCCCAAACGCCGCCTGGTGGACCAAATAATCCCAATTTCATGAACAATAGTGCCGCTGCGGCGGCAGCAGCTCGATTCCAAACCTACCAACGTATGTCCAGTCATGCCCAGCAACAAGCGGCGGTGGCAGCAATGGCTTCTAGTGGAGGAGGAGGTGGTCAGATCCCCTCTCCTGGACCCATGCAGAGACCTCAAATGCATCATAATCCAATGCAAAAT aacATGGGGTTTCACGGAAGCCAACCCAACTACAATCCCGGTCATCCGCAAACATCACCCCAACTAAGTGGCAATAGTGGTGGTAGTTTGCATATGGCTAAATGGCATATACCTCAATCAGCTCAAA CTTGTCCCCAACAAGGTCCTAATATTATGGGGTTTGCCAATGGCcggcaaaatgaaaattttaagataTCTCTAAAATCACCAAATACTCTAAAGAATACAACACCTCCCACAACAGGTAGTTCAGCTGGTCATGGTATGCCTGGTGGCAGTGGCGCTGGTAATAATACAAATTCTCTCATAAATGCCGCATCGTTGGGTCTAAGTCCAGCCGTTTCCATCCTGCCAAATGTGACATCGACAAATCCTAAAACACCGAGTCCCAGTACACATGAG aACTCAAAGGATTTTACTGAACCCATTGATAAAGTACGAGACGATTCTATAAATGATTTAATGGCAACAATTGCAAAATTAGATTCAAATGGTGTCCAGGTATTACCAGAGGGACGTACAAAAACAACCTCGCCACAGGTCCACAGTTCAACGGATTTATCCAATACGCAAGAAG ATGACCCAAATGAGGATTGGTGTGCCGTATGCTTGGATGGAGGTGAATTAATGTGCTGCGACAAGTGCCCTAAAGTTTTCCATCAGAATTGTCATATTCCTGCCATCTCCTCACTACCCGATGAAAGTGAAAGTTGGCAATGTCTTTTATGTGTCAACCTAAAAGAATTGGCTAATAATCCAGAAAACCTACAAAAGAATGCCGGAGAACTTAGCCGTTTGGAATTGCAGATACTACAACGTATATGCCTGGAGCTTTTCTGTCAATATGAACAAAGTTTACATTTCCGTGAGCCGGAACCACCATCAAATACGGCTTACTATGAAATCATATGCAA cCCCATGTCTTTGGATGTTATACGCACACGCTTGGATCCTTCAAGTCCTAATCATTACAAGGACATTGCTTCGTTTATATCAGATGTTCGCTTGATTTTTAAGAATACTTACCTATTCTATCAAGTGAGTAATATG gAGGATTCCAAGACCTATACAAATGCCAAATACttggaaaatttctttgaagaaCAATTAGCCAAATGGTTACCAAGTTTTGCCAACAAGAATCACACACACAATTCCAATACTTTACTCTCGAATACAATGACAAATGGTGGCAGCAACAGTAACAATGCTTCTACATCAGCATCCCCAGCGCCTGGTGCCCCTTCACCATCGCTGGACCAAAGTGGACGTAAAAGTGTAAATTCCGTTATAGTCAGCATGAATACGAACAGCAATGGCAGTAATGCATCATTACATCGGTCAGGTGATGACAACACTGAAGACGGGTGCAATCCGGCAAAGAGACAGCGTAAACAGACCGAATAG
- the bon gene encoding tripartite motif-containing protein bonus isoform X6, giving the protein MELEELNNLSKNDFLPLMPAIKQELDTGLSDMDTQDHLGATAASTSAAAASALSSTSSSIVNPCDSAEKRSESTSTSISSNNSKPIATKCVFCAQTLGINDRPKLLECLHVTCSQCMSTKFAELDRTMPPLIHCPMCNMASQNEFIIDNQFLIEHCTAGEMLNDPNDGSGGSKASANIPCSSCSDNNIATSWCVDCSEYICDSCVQAHQRLKITKDHTIKPKEEANSDQSPSSALDKLHMCILHPQEKLSLYCETCEKLTCRDCQLSDHRDHKYKFAHEIATETRQSINSMVAEINYKRFLLSSAMQVIAERQKVISDKKKELIKEITAMVVTITNTVNMRGKQLVMRLNEVCDGKLKLLIDKRDSLISLSDNTDYCIEFINNVLDKGSDYAILSSKKSLVRHLQKLKCQRADIPNPDIPLRIDLQMCQIQQLQKEISRLGSILVDGKPYPPQPSPPPQQVRQQPSPNMAPPLRPGMPPGMPSGLSPGGPPPGGPFGGPQNGPGLYSSSSQQQHVHNMQMNRNFPGEGHGKVRYSGMPPTLAMQRQGGQPHVSSSTHPQNMDISLRGLLNNQAAQSPNQPPHMQPFNGPPSYPGGPQGAPSPHQQMGPQMRQHFMGGPPGQQHQNFPQTPPGGPNNPNFMNNSAAAAAAARFQTYQRMSSHAQQQAAVAAMASSGGGGGQIPSPGPMQRPQMHHNPMQNNMGFHGSQPNYNPGHPQTSPQLSGNSGGSLHMAKWHIPQSAQTCPQQGPNIMGFANGRQNENFKISLKSPNTLKNTTPPTTGSSAGHGMPGGSGAGNNTNSLINAASLGLSPAVSILPNVTSTNPKTPSPSTHENSKDFTEPIDKVRDDSINDLMATIAKLDSNGVQVLPEGRTKTTSPQVHSSTDLSNTQEDDPNEDWCAVCLDGGELMCCDKCPKVFHQNCHIPAISSLPDESESWQCLLCVNLKELANNPENLQKNAGELSRLELQILQRICLELFCQYEQSLHFREPEPPSNTAYYEIICNPMSLDVIRTRLDPSSPNHYKDIASFISDVRLIFKNTYLFYQEDSKTYTNAKYLENFFEEQLAKWLPSFANKNHTHNSNTLLSNTMTNGGSNSNNASTSASPAPGAPSPSLDQSGRKSVNSVIVSMNTNSNGSNASLHRSGDDNTEDGCNPAKRQRKQTE; this is encoded by the exons TCGGAATCCACATCTACATCGATATCATCGAACAATTCCAAGCCCATAGCCACCAAATGCGTCTTTTGTGCACAAACATTGGGCATTAATGATCGTCCAAAATTGCTGGAGTGTCTGCATGTCACATGCTCTCAGTGTATGAGTACAAAATTTGCCGAATTGGATCGCACAATGCCACCTTTGATACATTGTCCTATGTGTAATATGGCATCACAAAATGAATTCATAATCGATAATCAATTTCTTATCGAGCATTGTACGGCTGGGGAAATGTTAAATGATCCCAACGATGGATCGGGGGGCTCAAAAGCCTCGGCCAATATACCATGCAGCAGTTGTTCGGATAATAACATAGCCACTTCATGGTGTGTTGATTGTTCCGAATATATTTGTGATAGCTGTGTGCAGGCACATCAACGTTTAAAAATCACCAAGGATCACACAATCAAACCCAAAGAGGAGGCCAATTCAGATCAATCGCCCAGCTCGGCCTTAGACAAGTTACACATGTGTATATTGCATCCCCAGGAAAAACTATCGTTATACTGTGAAACCTGCGAGAAACTCACTTGTAGGGATTGCCAATTATCCGATCACAGAGatcataaatacaaatttgcccATGAAATAGCCACAGAGACTAGGCAGTCTATAAACTCTATGGTGGCCGAAATCAATTATAAACGCTTCCTACTTTCGTCTGCCATGCAAGTTATCGCAGAACGTCAAAAGGTCATATCGGATAAGAAAAAGGAACTAATCAAAGAAATCACCGCCATGGTGGTGACCATAACCAATACTGTGAATATGCGAGGCAAACAATTGGTAATGCGTCTCAATGAGGTGTGCGACGGCAAGTTGAAGCTGCTGATCGATAAGCGTGATTCGCTTATTTCACTCTCGGATAATACGGACTATTGCATTGAATTTATCAACAATGTTTTGGATAAGGGCAGCGATTATGCCATATTGTCGAGCAAGAAATCGTTGGTGCGACATTTACAGAAACTGAAATGTCAGCGGGCAGATATACCCAATCCTGATATACCATTACGTATTGATTTACAAATGTGTCAAATTCAACAATTGCAAAAAG aaatttcacGACTTGGCAGCATTTTGGTTGATGGCAAACCCTATCCACCACAACCATCACCTCCTCCACAACAAGTTCGCCAACAACCCAGTCCCAATATGGCACCACCCCTAAGGCCGGGAATGCCACCTGGAATGCCGTCTGGATTATCACCGGGTGGTCCACCCCCTGGTGGACCATTTGGTGGTCCCCAAAATGGTCCTGGCCTGTATAGTAGTAGTTCGCAACAACAACATGTTCATAACATGCAAATGAATCGCAATTTTCCTGGAGAGGGGCACGGTAAGG TGCGCTACAGTGGAATGCCACCAACATTAGCAATGCAAAGACAAGGAGGACAGCCACATGTTAGTTCCTCAACACATCCACAAAATATGG ACATAAGCCTTCGAGGACTATTAAATAATCAAGCCGCTCAAAGTCCGAATCAACCGCCTCATATGCAACCATTTAATGGTCCACCAAGTTATCCAGGTGGACCACAAGGAGCGCCATCACCGCACCAACAAATGGGCCCACAAATGCGTCAGCATTTTATGGGAGGTCCACCGGGTCAACAACACCAGAACTTCCCCCAAACGCCGCCTGGTGGACCAAATAATCCCAATTTCATGAACAATAGTGCCGCTGCGGCGGCAGCAGCTCGATTCCAAACCTACCAACGTATGTCCAGTCATGCCCAGCAACAAGCGGCGGTGGCAGCAATGGCTTCTAGTGGAGGAGGAGGTGGTCAGATCCCCTCTCCTGGACCCATGCAGAGACCTCAAATGCATCATAATCCAATGCAAAAT aacATGGGGTTTCACGGAAGCCAACCCAACTACAATCCCGGTCATCCGCAAACATCACCCCAACTAAGTGGCAATAGTGGTGGTAGTTTGCATATGGCTAAATGGCATATACCTCAATCAGCTCAAA CTTGTCCCCAACAAGGTCCTAATATTATGGGGTTTGCCAATGGCcggcaaaatgaaaattttaagataTCTCTAAAATCACCAAATACTCTAAAGAATACAACACCTCCCACAACAGGTAGTTCAGCTGGTCATGGTATGCCTGGTGGCAGTGGCGCTGGTAATAATACAAATTCTCTCATAAATGCCGCATCGTTGGGTCTAAGTCCAGCCGTTTCCATCCTGCCAAATGTGACATCGACAAATCCTAAAACACCGAGTCCCAGTACACATGAG aACTCAAAGGATTTTACTGAACCCATTGATAAAGTACGAGACGATTCTATAAATGATTTAATGGCAACAATTGCAAAATTAGATTCAAATGGTGTCCAGGTATTACCAGAGGGACGTACAAAAACAACCTCGCCACAGGTCCACAGTTCAACGGATTTATCCAATACGCAAGAAG ATGACCCAAATGAGGATTGGTGTGCCGTATGCTTGGATGGAGGTGAATTAATGTGCTGCGACAAGTGCCCTAAAGTTTTCCATCAGAATTGTCATATTCCTGCCATCTCCTCACTACCCGATGAAAGTGAAAGTTGGCAATGTCTTTTATGTGTCAACCTAAAAGAATTGGCTAATAATCCAGAAAACCTACAAAAGAATGCCGGAGAACTTAGCCGTTTGGAATTGCAGATACTACAACGTATATGCCTGGAGCTTTTCTGTCAATATGAACAAAGTTTACATTTCCGTGAGCCGGAACCACCATCAAATACGGCTTACTATGAAATCATATGCAA cCCCATGTCTTTGGATGTTATACGCACACGCTTGGATCCTTCAAGTCCTAATCATTACAAGGACATTGCTTCGTTTATATCAGATGTTCGCTTGATTTTTAAGAATACTTACCTATTCTATCAA gAGGATTCCAAGACCTATACAAATGCCAAATACttggaaaatttctttgaagaaCAATTAGCCAAATGGTTACCAAGTTTTGCCAACAAGAATCACACACACAATTCCAATACTTTACTCTCGAATACAATGACAAATGGTGGCAGCAACAGTAACAATGCTTCTACATCAGCATCCCCAGCGCCTGGTGCCCCTTCACCATCGCTGGACCAAAGTGGACGTAAAAGTGTAAATTCCGTTATAGTCAGCATGAATACGAACAGCAATGGCAGTAATGCATCATTACATCGGTCAGGTGATGACAACACTGAAGACGGGTGCAATCCGGCAAAGAGACAGCGTAAACAGACCGAATAG
- the bon gene encoding tripartite motif-containing protein bonus isoform X5, translated as MELEELNNLSKNDFLPLMPAIKQELDTGLSDMDTQDHLGATAASTSAAAASALSSTSSSIVNPCDSAEKRSESTSTSISSNNSKPIATKCVFCAQTLGINDRPKLLECLHVTCSQCMSTKFAELDRTMPPLIHCPMCNMASQNEFIIDNQFLIEHCTAGEMLNDPNDGSGGSKASANIPCSSCSDNNIATSWCVDCSEYICDSCVQAHQRLKITKDHTIKPKEEANSDQSPSSALDKLHMCILHPQEKLSLYCETCEKLTCRDCQLSDHRDHKYKFAHEIATETRQSINSMVAEINYKRFLLSSAMQVIAERQKVISDKKKELIKEITAMVVTITNTVNMRGKQLVMRLNEVCDGKLKLLIDKRDSLISLSDNTDYCIEFINNVLDKGSDYAILSSKKSLVRHLQKLKCQRADIPNPDIPLRIDLQMCQIQQLQKEISRLGSILVDGKPYPPQPSPPPQQVRQQPSPNMAPPLRPGMPPGMPSGLSPGGPPPGGPFGGPQNGPGLYSSSSQQQHVHNMQMNRNFPGEGHGKVRYSGMPPTLAMQRQGGQPHVSSSTHPQNMDISLRGLLNNQAAQSPNQPPHMQPFNGPPSYPGGPQGAPSPHQQMGPQMRQHFMGGPPGQQHQNFPQTPPGGPNNPNFMNNSAAAAAAARFQTYQRMSSHAQQQAAVAAMASSGGGGGQIPSPGPMQRPQMHHNPMQNNMGFHGSQPNYNPGHPQTSPQLSGNSGGSLHMAKWHIPQSAQTCPQQGPNIMGFANGRQNENFKISLKSPNTLKNTTPPTTGSSAGHGMPGGSGAGNNTNSLINAASLGLSPAVSILPNVTSTNPKTPSPSTHENSKDFTEPIDKVRDDSINDLMATIAKLDSNGVQVLPEGRTKTTSPQVHSSTDLSNTQEDDPNEDWCAVCLDGGELMCCDKCPKVFHQNCHIPAISSLPDESESWQCLLCVNLKELANNPENLQKNAGELSRLELQILQRICLELFCQYEQSLHFREPEPPSNTAYYEIICNPMSLDVIRTRLDPSSPNHYKDIASFISDVRLIFKNTYLFYQVSNMEDSKTYTNAKYLENFFEEQLAKWLPSFANKNHTHNSNTLLSNTMTNGGSNSNNASTSASPAPGAPSPSLDQSGRKSVNSVIVSMNTNSNGSNASLHRSGDDNTEDGCNPAKRQRKQTE; from the exons TCGGAATCCACATCTACATCGATATCATCGAACAATTCCAAGCCCATAGCCACCAAATGCGTCTTTTGTGCACAAACATTGGGCATTAATGATCGTCCAAAATTGCTGGAGTGTCTGCATGTCACATGCTCTCAGTGTATGAGTACAAAATTTGCCGAATTGGATCGCACAATGCCACCTTTGATACATTGTCCTATGTGTAATATGGCATCACAAAATGAATTCATAATCGATAATCAATTTCTTATCGAGCATTGTACGGCTGGGGAAATGTTAAATGATCCCAACGATGGATCGGGGGGCTCAAAAGCCTCGGCCAATATACCATGCAGCAGTTGTTCGGATAATAACATAGCCACTTCATGGTGTGTTGATTGTTCCGAATATATTTGTGATAGCTGTGTGCAGGCACATCAACGTTTAAAAATCACCAAGGATCACACAATCAAACCCAAAGAGGAGGCCAATTCAGATCAATCGCCCAGCTCGGCCTTAGACAAGTTACACATGTGTATATTGCATCCCCAGGAAAAACTATCGTTATACTGTGAAACCTGCGAGAAACTCACTTGTAGGGATTGCCAATTATCCGATCACAGAGatcataaatacaaatttgcccATGAAATAGCCACAGAGACTAGGCAGTCTATAAACTCTATGGTGGCCGAAATCAATTATAAACGCTTCCTACTTTCGTCTGCCATGCAAGTTATCGCAGAACGTCAAAAGGTCATATCGGATAAGAAAAAGGAACTAATCAAAGAAATCACCGCCATGGTGGTGACCATAACCAATACTGTGAATATGCGAGGCAAACAATTGGTAATGCGTCTCAATGAGGTGTGCGACGGCAAGTTGAAGCTGCTGATCGATAAGCGTGATTCGCTTATTTCACTCTCGGATAATACGGACTATTGCATTGAATTTATCAACAATGTTTTGGATAAGGGCAGCGATTATGCCATATTGTCGAGCAAGAAATCGTTGGTGCGACATTTACAGAAACTGAAATGTCAGCGGGCAGATATACCCAATCCTGATATACCATTACGTATTGATTTACAAATGTGTCAAATTCAACAATTGCAAAAAG aaatttcacGACTTGGCAGCATTTTGGTTGATGGCAAACCCTATCCACCACAACCATCACCTCCTCCACAACAAGTTCGCCAACAACCCAGTCCCAATATGGCACCACCCCTAAGGCCGGGAATGCCACCTGGAATGCCGTCTGGATTATCACCGGGTGGTCCACCCCCTGGTGGACCATTTGGTGGTCCCCAAAATGGTCCTGGCCTGTATAGTAGTAGTTCGCAACAACAACATGTTCATAACATGCAAATGAATCGCAATTTTCCTGGAGAGGGGCACGGTAAGG TGCGCTACAGTGGAATGCCACCAACATTAGCAATGCAAAGACAAGGAGGACAGCCACATGTTAGTTCCTCAACACATCCACAAAATATGG ACATAAGCCTTCGAGGACTATTAAATAATCAAGCCGCTCAAAGTCCGAATCAACCGCCTCATATGCAACCATTTAATGGTCCACCAAGTTATCCAGGTGGACCACAAGGAGCGCCATCACCGCACCAACAAATGGGCCCACAAATGCGTCAGCATTTTATGGGAGGTCCACCGGGTCAACAACACCAGAACTTCCCCCAAACGCCGCCTGGTGGACCAAATAATCCCAATTTCATGAACAATAGTGCCGCTGCGGCGGCAGCAGCTCGATTCCAAACCTACCAACGTATGTCCAGTCATGCCCAGCAACAAGCGGCGGTGGCAGCAATGGCTTCTAGTGGAGGAGGAGGTGGTCAGATCCCCTCTCCTGGACCCATGCAGAGACCTCAAATGCATCATAATCCAATGCAAAAT aacATGGGGTTTCACGGAAGCCAACCCAACTACAATCCCGGTCATCCGCAAACATCACCCCAACTAAGTGGCAATAGTGGTGGTAGTTTGCATATGGCTAAATGGCATATACCTCAATCAGCTCAAA CTTGTCCCCAACAAGGTCCTAATATTATGGGGTTTGCCAATGGCcggcaaaatgaaaattttaagataTCTCTAAAATCACCAAATACTCTAAAGAATACAACACCTCCCACAACAGGTAGTTCAGCTGGTCATGGTATGCCTGGTGGCAGTGGCGCTGGTAATAATACAAATTCTCTCATAAATGCCGCATCGTTGGGTCTAAGTCCAGCCGTTTCCATCCTGCCAAATGTGACATCGACAAATCCTAAAACACCGAGTCCCAGTACACATGAG aACTCAAAGGATTTTACTGAACCCATTGATAAAGTACGAGACGATTCTATAAATGATTTAATGGCAACAATTGCAAAATTAGATTCAAATGGTGTCCAGGTATTACCAGAGGGACGTACAAAAACAACCTCGCCACAGGTCCACAGTTCAACGGATTTATCCAATACGCAAGAAG ATGACCCAAATGAGGATTGGTGTGCCGTATGCTTGGATGGAGGTGAATTAATGTGCTGCGACAAGTGCCCTAAAGTTTTCCATCAGAATTGTCATATTCCTGCCATCTCCTCACTACCCGATGAAAGTGAAAGTTGGCAATGTCTTTTATGTGTCAACCTAAAAGAATTGGCTAATAATCCAGAAAACCTACAAAAGAATGCCGGAGAACTTAGCCGTTTGGAATTGCAGATACTACAACGTATATGCCTGGAGCTTTTCTGTCAATATGAACAAAGTTTACATTTCCGTGAGCCGGAACCACCATCAAATACGGCTTACTATGAAATCATATGCAA cCCCATGTCTTTGGATGTTATACGCACACGCTTGGATCCTTCAAGTCCTAATCATTACAAGGACATTGCTTCGTTTATATCAGATGTTCGCTTGATTTTTAAGAATACTTACCTATTCTATCAAGTGAGTAATATG gAGGATTCCAAGACCTATACAAATGCCAAATACttggaaaatttctttgaagaaCAATTAGCCAAATGGTTACCAAGTTTTGCCAACAAGAATCACACACACAATTCCAATACTTTACTCTCGAATACAATGACAAATGGTGGCAGCAACAGTAACAATGCTTCTACATCAGCATCCCCAGCGCCTGGTGCCCCTTCACCATCGCTGGACCAAAGTGGACGTAAAAGTGTAAATTCCGTTATAGTCAGCATGAATACGAACAGCAATGGCAGTAATGCATCATTACATCGGTCAGGTGATGACAACACTGAAGACGGGTGCAATCCGGCAAAGAGACAGCGTAAACAGACCGAATAG